Proteins from a genomic interval of Zingiber officinale cultivar Zhangliang chromosome 1B, Zo_v1.1, whole genome shotgun sequence:
- the LOC121988943 gene encoding aquaporin NIP2-1-like, which yields MASHNPNEIHDISVVTSQTPISTPPHKHLLPPFLARKVVSEMIATFLLVFVTCGAAALSGSNPRLVSQLGASVAGGLIVTVMIYAVGHISGAHMNPAVTLAFAVSRHFPWIQVPFYMVAQISGATIASFVLRELLHPITNLGTTTPSDTASKALVMEIVVTFCMMFVTSAVATDTKAIGELAGLAVGSSVCITSILAGPVSGGSMNPARTLGPAVASRKYDSIWVYIIGPVLGTLMGSMTYNFIRLNEKPSSAQIDGSSSHKHRLPSLKLRRLQSQEMANNNYCDNI from the exons ATGGCTTCCCACAACCCTAATGAGATCCATGACATCTCTGTGGTCACCTCTCAAACCCCCATCAGTACTCCTCCCCACAAACACCTTCTCCCTCCCTTCCTTGCAAGAAAG GTGGTTTCTGAGATGATTGCCACTTTCTTACTGGTGTTTGTCACCTGTGGCGCTGCTGCCCTCAGCGGCAGCAACCCACGCTTGGTCTCCCAGCTCGGGGCCTCGGTCGCCGGCGGACTAATCGTAACCGTCATGATCTACGCCGTCGGACACATCTCCGGCGCTCACATGAACCCTGCCGTCACCTTGGCCTTCGCCGTCTCCAGGCATTTCCCATGGATACAA GTTCCCTTCTACATGGTCGCTCAAATCTCCGGTGCGACGATTGCATCCTTCGTCCTCCGAGAGTTGTTGCACCCGATCACGAATTTGGGGACGACAACGCCAAGCGATACGGCATCAAAGGCCTTGGTTATGGAAATTGTTGTGACCTTTTGTATGATGTTTGTGACTTCGGCGGTAGCAACCGATACCAAAGCT ATTGGAGAGTTGGCCGGTTTAGCCGTCGGTTCTTCAGTGTGCATAACATCCATTTTAGCTGG GCCGGTCTCAGGCGGTTCGATGAACCCAGCACGGACGCTCGGACCAGCAGTGGCGAGCAGGAAGTACGACTCGATTTGGGTTTACATAATTGGACCGGTCTTGGGTACCTTAATGGGCTCTATGACCTATAACTTCATAAGGCTGAATGAGAAGCCCAGCTCGGCCCAAATCGACGGCAGCAGCTCGCACAAACACAGACTGCCCTCCTTGAAGCTTCGCAGGCTGCAGAGCCAGGAAATGGCCAACAATAATTACTGCGATAATATTTAA